The Desulfovibrio sp. JC010 nucleotide sequence GTTGGCCATGATTTTCTGAAGACTGCTGATTTCTTCTTCCAGCATTGAAATCTGGTTGGAAATTTTATCGATCTGAAGGAGCAGGAGCGGGTTGTATCCGACAATCACCTGCGATGCAGCACTTAAGCCTCCGCCAAGCTGTTCGCCGATAAATACCACCTGATCGCTGTAGCACTTACCGCCTGCAAAGCGTCCCTTTACTGCGAACTTCCCTTCACAATATACTGTAGTATGCATGCAGTTTTTATCAATGATAATATTCCCGCTGCTGACAAGTGTAACGTTTTCGCAAAAACTGGTCCGCAGAGTCCCCTTGGCCTCCACAAAGCCCTTGCTGTTGCCTTTGATCCCCCCGTCACATTTGAGGAAACCAGCAGCGTGAACATTGGCTTGTTCAATAACGCCTTTTACATTGATATTGTTAGCCTTTACATCCAGACCGGATTTGATGGCACCGTGTACGACCATGTCGCCCACGAAAAAAATGTTTCCGGTGGAAATATTAACATCGCCGCGAACATTGAGCAGTTCCTTGACGGTGATAAGATCGTCTTCATTGTAAAAAACGTAACCGTTGCGGGTGGCGATCAGCTGGTCTGTATTATCCGGGTTTACTTTTGTGTTGGGGCCTCTGGGTAGTTCCTTTTCGGTGAATTGGCGCTGTCCGAGAGCGCAGGAACCGTCTTCTTCCGGATCTTCCCATTGGGCGAGAACCTGCCCGACTATGACGCTCTGCACATAGCCCATGTTGTAGTAGTCCACGCTTCCGTCGTGTTTTTCCACCGGCTTCAGGTCAGTGTAGTCGAAGTCAGGATCAAAATAGTGCTTCAGGCAGGGCATGCGTATGCTCCGGTACAATGCAGGTGGATTTAAGGGATTTCCCTTTCATCTTCAATGATGGTGAAAAAGGATATGAGTCTCACGAGTTCCAACGTTTTGCAGATTTGTTCGCTGGGGCGCAGCAGATACATGTTTTTGTTGTTGCTTTTAAGACGTGAGTTCAGTGATACGAGAAAACCGATCCCTGAACTGTCCAGAAAGCGGGCTTCGGACAGGTCGGCTATAACAGTTTCAACTTCAGAGGACTCACTTTTCTGTTCAACCTGTTCCTTGAACTCATAAATGGTCTCAATGGTGATCTCTTTGCCGCACTTAAGGGTCAGAGTCCCATCTGCTATACTTATTGCTTCCGCCATTGCTCTTCCTTTAACTTACGGGTCAGCTTTATGATATTCTTTCCGTTCTCTTTGATCAGTTCAAATGAATCCATGAGCTCGGACATGATGAACATGCCGCGTCCTCCTACTGCTTCCGGTGAGGGCATGGAGAAGTCTATTGATTTAGAACACAACCCTTTGCCCCAATCCGCAATTTCAAAAATGATATGCTTTTCGGGGTGAACGGTAATTGTCAGTTCCAGTCTGTTGCAGTCTTCATGTTTTTCATAAGCATGCCGGGCCACATTGGAGCATCCTTCGGTCAGTACCAGATCCATATCGTGGAGAATGTTTTCATCCGCAATAAATTCTTTGAGGATGAGTATTGCCTTGCGGGCTATTTCCCTGCTTTCTTCAGGGGTCGGAATTGCTTCCAGCACAAAGCGATGCATGAATGCTCCATGTTTCCTGTCGGACGTATCTGGTTGTTTCGCCGGACGTTACAACTTTCAGGCTGCCTTTATTGATGAATTTTAATATACCTAATCCTCGCTTTTTCGCAAAGGAAGTCAAGGTAAAAGCTTAAATTTTAGATAAAATCCTCTGAATCCAGTATGATGGTCACCGGTCCCCAGTTAACAAAATCAACATTCATCATGGCCCCGAACTGCCCGGTAGCTACTTTTGCAGGGGCCTTTTCCGTAACATCCGCCACCAGACGGTTAAAAAGATCGCCGGCCAGCTGCGGCGCGGCAGCACCCGTGAATGAAGGTCTGCGGCCCTTTTTGCAAGATGCGTAAAGAGTGAATTGGGAAACCAGCAGCACGTCCCCGCCCATATCTTCCAGTGAACGGTTCATGCGTCCTTCTTCATCTTCGAAAATGCGCAGCCCGATCATCTTATCGATAAGAGTGTTCCAGACTTTAGAGCCGGGCAGTTCTTCGGTATCGTTTTTGCCGAATCCGGCCAGCACCATAAGTCCGGGACCTATTTCGCCCACAATGGCTCCGTCCACTTCAACCTTGCCGCCGCTTGTCCTCTGAATGACCAGTTTCATTGCTATTCCTCGAAGTAAGTTGCTACGGAACTTTCTTTTTCGGAAACAGAAGCAAAGACCATGCGTACATGTTCGCTCTCGACCCGCTTCTTCATCTCTTCATAAATATAACGGGCAATGTTCTCGGAAGAAGGATTGCGGTGTTCAAAATATTCCAGACTGTTCAGGTGTTTGTGGTCCAGAGTGTCCAGAACTGCGTTCAGCTCTTTTTTCAGCTCCTTGAAGTCCATGAGGATCTCAACCTTGGAATCAAGTCTGTCGCCCTCAATCTCAACCTCAACACCGAAGTTGTGGCCGTGCATGTTCTCGCATTTGCCGCCGTAATTACGAAGCTGGTGCGCTGAACTGAAGTCTTTTTTAACTTTAAGTTTCCATTTTCCCTTAGGCATATATATCTCCTATGAATTAAATCAATTTGATGCGCTATCGCGCCTTTTTATTAAAAGATATTGCCTTCGGCGACCCTGCCGGGGGCCTTAAACCCTTTTCCAAAAGGGTTTGTTCCACTGTCGTTATCCCTAAGACTCGCGGAAGACCGCTTGCCTAAGGGCTAATGCAAGAATCCCAAAACGTTTTAATAAGCTATATGCGAAGCATACTAAAAAGTTTTGAGGGGATGGGGTCTGGGGAAGGGGAACTTTTCCCAAAAGTTCCCCTTCCCCAGCCGCCGGAGGCATCATAAATTTTATTGCAATTTTGCTTTGCCGTTCCCGTTTTTGCGCCATTGGTTGAATTCTTTCCAGAAGTCTCCGTTGGGGCGGATGTTGTAGCCGTGTCCGAGGCGCAGGGTACAGACTGAGTCCGGCAGGAACATCTGCATGGTTACCGGTGCGGAACCGGGATATCCGGCGAGAATCGCTTTGAGCTCGGCGATTCCCTCATCGGTACACAGGGTGTGGTGTACGGAAAGCGGCACTGCTTCCACGCATCCGGCCTGTGCATTTTCCAGCGGTGAAATTTCATCAGCCATGACCTTGGATTCCGCCGGGGCTTCCTCCTGTCCTTCCTCGGGCGGCGGGTTATCCACCTTGCCCTTGATGAGCAGGGGGATATCCTGCCCGAGGTATTGGTGAACTTCCTCGTAAGTCTTGGGGAAAATGATCAGTTCCCCGGATCCGGTCATGTCCTCAATGGTGGCAAAGGCCATTTTCTTGCCGGATTTCTTGGTGATGATCTCTTTGTATCCGGTGATGATGACCCCGAGCCTGACCTGTGCTTCGTGGACCATTTTCGGGCAGTCTTCAATGGTCTGCAACCCGAGGCGGTTCATTTCATTGCGGTAGGAAAGCAGGGGATGGCAGGTCAGGTAGAAGCCGAGGGCTTCTTTTTCAAGACGCTGCATTTCCTTGTCGTCCATTTCAGCCATGCTGAATTCTTCAAAGCTGATGGTTGCTGCTTCCTCTTCGGCTTCGCCGCCGCCTCCGAGCATGTCGAGCATGTTGATCATGCCGGATTCTTTTTCCTTGGTTTTTTTCTGACCGTAGGAAACTGCTTTATCAAGAGAAGCGATGAGACCGGAACGGGGCAGCCCCATGGAATCAAAGGCCCCGGCACGGATCAGGTATTCGATTACGCGCTTGGTAACGCGGCGCAGGTTCACGCGGGTGATGAAATCAATGAAATCCTTGAAAGGACCGTTTTTCTGGCGTTCTTCTACAATTTCATCGATCGCTTCCTCGCCGACGTTCTTAATTCCGGCCATACCGTAAATGATATCGCCTTCATACACGGAAAAGCGGGCCACGCCGAGGTTGATGTCCGGCTGGCGTACGGTAACGTCCATGTCGCGGCAGGCGTTGATGTACATGATGATTTTTTCGGTGTTGTTCATTTCAGTACTCATGAGTGCCGCCATGAATTCCACCGGGAAATGGGCCTTGAGATAGGCCGTGTAGTATGAAATCAGCGCGTAGGCTGCGGAGTGAGATTTGTTAAAACCGTAGGCCGCGAACTGTTCCATGAGGTCGAAGATGTCGTTGGCAACCTGTTCCGGGATCTCGTTTTCCTTTGCACCTTCAACAAAGCGGACCCTGTGTTTGGCCATTTCTTCGGGAATTTTTTTACCCATGGCCCGGCGGAGCAGGTCACCCTCACCCAGTGAGTAGTTGGCGATGGTCATGGCCGCGCCCATAACCTGCTCCTGATAGACGATAACCCCGTAGGTCGGCTTCAGACTCGGCTCAAGGGTGGGCCAGAGGTAGGTTACGTCGATTTCGCCGTGCTTACGTTTAATGAACTCATCAACCATACCGGAACCCAGCGGACCCGGACGGTAAAGGGCGAGCATAGCGATGATGTCTTCAAAGCAGCTGGGGCGGAGCATGCGCAGATACTTACGCATACCGGAAGATTCAACCTGAAAGACGCCGTCCGTATCCCCTTTGCAGAAAATATCGAAAGTGTCCTGATCATCAAGAGTCAGGGTATCGAGGTCCGGGGCTTCCTTGTCCTGAAGGCGGATGATGTCGAGGCAGTCCTCGATAACGGTCATGGTGCGTAGTCCCAGAAAGTCGAATTTGATCAGGCCGACTTTTTCGACCTTTTTCATGTCGTACTGGGTCACGATTTCGCCCTTTTTACCTTTGTAGAGGGGCAGGTAGTCGGTCATGGGCGTATCGGAGATAACAACCCCGGCTGCGTGGGTTGACGCATGGCGGGACATGCCCTCCAGACGGGTGGCGATGTCCATGAGCTTGGCGATTTTCGGGTCGGTGGCGACCATGTTGCCCAGTTCGGGAATGGCTTCCACCGCGTTGGGGACGGTGATCTTGGCCTTCTTGACCCCCAGTCCCTGTGCAATTACCGCCGGATCATCCGGAACCAGCTTGGCGATGGGATCGGTCTCGGAAAAATGCATGCCCATGGCTCGACCAACGTCTTTGATTACCGCCTTGGTCTTCATGGTTCCGTAGGTGGTGATCTGGGCCACGTGGTCCCAGCCGTATTTATCGGAGCAGTATTTAACTACTTCCAGACGGCGACGTTCGCAGAAGTCGACATCGATATCAGGCATGGAGATACGTTCAACGTTGAGAAAACGTTCAAAGAGCAGGTCATATGGGAGTGGGTCGATGTTTGTGATGCGCAGTGCCCACGCAACAATGGACCCGGCTGCAGAGCCACGGCCCGGTCCGACCGGAATACGGTTGTCCTTGGCCCAGTTGATGAAGTCCTGAACGATGAGGAAGTAGGCCGGGAAGCCCATTTCATTAATGACGCCCAGTTCGTAATCAAGGCGTTCCCAGTATACCTTTTCATCGATTTCGTACGGTGCAGCCTCAATGCGCTTCTTCAGACCTTCCTTGCAGAGTCTTACAAACTCTGTCTCAATGGTCATACCTTCGGGAAGCTCGTATTCCGGGAAGTAGTAGTTGCCCAGCTCGATTTCCAGGTTGCACATCTCGGCAATCTTCTGGGTGTTGGCGATGGCTTCCGGCACATGGGCGAAATATTCTTCAAACTCTTCCTGCGGCTTGAAGTAAAGCTGGTCCGTACCCATACGGAAACGTTTTTCCGCATCCACAGTTGTCTGGGTCTGGATGCAGAGCAGCAGGTCGTGCGCTTCGTAGTCTTCCTTGGTCAGGTAATGGCAGTCGTTGGTGGCTACCAGCGGCAGACCTGTTTTTTCGGCGCACTGGTACATCAGGGTGTTGAGCTGTTCCTGATCATCAAGGCCGTTGGCCTGCACTTCAAGGTAGAAGTTGCCCGGAAAAATGGATTCGTACTCTTTGGCCATCTCGATCCCGGCATCAAGCCCTTCGTTCATCAGGGCACGGGGCACTTCACCGGCAAGACAGGCTGAAAGGGCGATGACCCCTTCACTGTATTTATTGAGCAGGTATTTGCTGACTCGCGGCTTGTAGTGGAAGCCTTCAAGGAAACCCAGCGAGCAGAGTTTGATGATGTTCTTGTAACCCTGCTGGTTTTTTGCCAGCAGCACGAGGTGGTAGCGGCCTTTCCTGTCTTTACGGGTGTGGGCCAGTTCGTCATCAATGTCACCGGGCGCAACATAGACTTCGCAGCCGATGATGGGCTTGATGCCCATATCCATGGCGGTCATATAAAAGGTAACCGCACCGAACATGGAGCCGTGGTCGGTGATGGCGACTGCGGGCATGCCGTAGTCCTTGGCCTGCTGGCAGAGGTCCTTGATGCGGATGGCACCGTCCAAGAGGCTGTACTCAGTATGGACGTGCAGATGAACGAATTCTGACATAATTATCCTTAACAGGTTGCCCTGCCATTGAATGCCTCCGGCGGCCTCGCGGGGGCGTGAATTAGATGCGCTTCGCGCTTTTTGATAATCGCATTTCGCCTCCGGCGGCCAAAGGACCAAGGCCCTTTGGAATCCCTATCAGTTGGGGTGGGGTGGTTATTGAAAGCCGTGGCAGGTAAAGAATAGGTAGTATTTACTTTTGGTGGCAATCGTCAATAGCTGCGAATAAGTTTGCTGACAATCTTAACAACGAGACTTGGCAAAATAGTCCGAGTTCTCGCAACGTTGACGAAAGAGCCTACCCATGCAAGAAATTTAAGGGTAAATTAATAAAGGTGAACCGCACATGGAATTCTCTGCAATATATATAAATGATAGGCTGCCTCTAATCCTGCTTTTCGTGACCGGGTATATCCTCTACCGGGTGACGGCTTCCGTGGGGCTGCCGGAATACATCGCCGCAAGGGCGGTGCGCTTCAGCCGGAACCGGGCGGACCTGCTGCTTCTGTCACTCATCGTTGTCTCGGCACTGCTTTCCATGTTCATTCCCAATGCAGTTACTGTGCTGGCCATGATCCCGGTTATCCGCAAGCTTGATGATGAACTGCAAAACATGACCACCCCGCTGACCCTATCCATTATATATGGGGCAAACATCGGGGGCATGGGGTCTCTCATCGGCAGTCCGGCCAATCTGCTGCTTATCGGGGCGCTGGACCTGTTCAATATTCCGGGGCGTGAACGTATAACCTTTTTTAACTGGTTCGAGTGGGCCGTGCCGCTGGTGTTGCTACTGCTTTTGCTGGCGTGGTTCGTGGTGCGTTTTGCCCTGCCTAAGTGTAATGCTGAGTTGATACATGCGTACGAAGAGGAGTCGTTAAAGGTTAAGCAGCATAGGGGACTTTATGTATTCGGGCTGTTTATGCTCTTCTGGAGCGGATCATCGTTTCTTGCAGAAGCCGTACCTGAATTCAGGGTGTATGAGTCATTGGCAGCAGCTGCCTTTACGATAGCATTCTGCGGGTATGTCTTCGGAAGCAGGTTGTTGCGATTGCGGGATTTGGTTGAAGGAATACCTAGGCGCGGTGTGCTCTTTCTGGGGTTGCTGGGAGTGCTGGTCGTACTGGTGCGGTTAATGAGATTGGATGAGCAGGCCGCAAGTCTGTTTACATCTATATTGGATTGCTTGGGCCAGAGCGGCGAGGGATTCGGAATATATCTGGCAACAGCCTTTATGGTAATCCTGCTGACTGAATTTCTGAGCAATACTGTGGTCTCAATGGCTTTCTTTGCCGTTATGGTCCATGTGGGGGCGGCTTACGCTCTAAATCCATTGCCGCTGATGATTCTGGTTTCAGCTGCATCCACTTGTGCCTTCATGACCCCGGTGGCAACACCCTGCAATAGTCTGGCTGTAGGGGAAATGCGTGGGATGTCGCTGCGGACGATGCTGGCACTGGGGATGGTTTTGAATGTTTTCGGGGCCTTGCTGCTGTCATTCTGGATATGGAAGGTTGTTCCGCTGGTTTATGGCTAAATTAAGGAATGCTT carries:
- the dnaE gene encoding DNA polymerase III subunit alpha codes for the protein MSEFVHLHVHTEYSLLDGAIRIKDLCQQAKDYGMPAVAITDHGSMFGAVTFYMTAMDMGIKPIIGCEVYVAPGDIDDELAHTRKDRKGRYHLVLLAKNQQGYKNIIKLCSLGFLEGFHYKPRVSKYLLNKYSEGVIALSACLAGEVPRALMNEGLDAGIEMAKEYESIFPGNFYLEVQANGLDDQEQLNTLMYQCAEKTGLPLVATNDCHYLTKEDYEAHDLLLCIQTQTTVDAEKRFRMGTDQLYFKPQEEFEEYFAHVPEAIANTQKIAEMCNLEIELGNYYFPEYELPEGMTIETEFVRLCKEGLKKRIEAAPYEIDEKVYWERLDYELGVINEMGFPAYFLIVQDFINWAKDNRIPVGPGRGSAAGSIVAWALRITNIDPLPYDLLFERFLNVERISMPDIDVDFCERRRLEVVKYCSDKYGWDHVAQITTYGTMKTKAVIKDVGRAMGMHFSETDPIAKLVPDDPAVIAQGLGVKKAKITVPNAVEAIPELGNMVATDPKIAKLMDIATRLEGMSRHASTHAAGVVISDTPMTDYLPLYKGKKGEIVTQYDMKKVEKVGLIKFDFLGLRTMTVIEDCLDIIRLQDKEAPDLDTLTLDDQDTFDIFCKGDTDGVFQVESSGMRKYLRMLRPSCFEDIIAMLALYRPGPLGSGMVDEFIKRKHGEIDVTYLWPTLEPSLKPTYGVIVYQEQVMGAAMTIANYSLGEGDLLRRAMGKKIPEEMAKHRVRFVEGAKENEIPEQVANDIFDLMEQFAAYGFNKSHSAAYALISYYTAYLKAHFPVEFMAALMSTEMNNTEKIIMYINACRDMDVTVRQPDINLGVARFSVYEGDIIYGMAGIKNVGEEAIDEIVEERQKNGPFKDFIDFITRVNLRRVTKRVIEYLIRAGAFDSMGLPRSGLIASLDKAVSYGQKKTKEKESGMINMLDMLGGGGEAEEEAATISFEEFSMAEMDDKEMQRLEKEALGFYLTCHPLLSYRNEMNRLGLQTIEDCPKMVHEAQVRLGVIITGYKEIITKKSGKKMAFATIEDMTGSGELIIFPKTYEEVHQYLGQDIPLLIKGKVDNPPPEEGQEEAPAESKVMADEISPLENAQAGCVEAVPLSVHHTLCTDEGIAELKAILAGYPGSAPVTMQMFLPDSVCTLRLGHGYNIRPNGDFWKEFNQWRKNGNGKAKLQ
- a CDS encoding ATP-binding protein — encoded protein: MHRFVLEAIPTPEESREIARKAILILKEFIADENILHDMDLVLTEGCSNVARHAYEKHEDCNRLELTITVHPEKHIIFEIADWGKGLCSKSIDFSMPSPEAVGGRGMFIMSELMDSFELIKENGKNIIKLTRKLKEEQWRKQ
- the dtd gene encoding D-aminoacyl-tRNA deacylase, which codes for MKLVIQRTSGGKVEVDGAIVGEIGPGLMVLAGFGKNDTEELPGSKVWNTLIDKMIGLRIFEDEEGRMNRSLEDMGGDVLLVSQFTLYASCKKGRRPSFTGAAAPQLAGDLFNRLVADVTEKAPAKVATGQFGAMMNVDFVNWGPVTIILDSEDFI
- the queD gene encoding 6-carboxytetrahydropterin synthase QueD is translated as MPKGKWKLKVKKDFSSAHQLRNYGGKCENMHGHNFGVEVEIEGDRLDSKVEILMDFKELKKELNAVLDTLDHKHLNSLEYFEHRNPSSENIARYIYEEMKKRVESEHVRMVFASVSEKESSVATYFEE
- a CDS encoding STAS domain-containing protein, which translates into the protein MAEAISIADGTLTLKCGKEITIETIYEFKEQVEQKSESSEVETVIADLSEARFLDSSGIGFLVSLNSRLKSNNKNMYLLRPSEQICKTLELVRLISFFTIIEDEREIP
- a CDS encoding SLC13 family permease; protein product: MEFSAIYINDRLPLILLFVTGYILYRVTASVGLPEYIAARAVRFSRNRADLLLLSLIVVSALLSMFIPNAVTVLAMIPVIRKLDDELQNMTTPLTLSIIYGANIGGMGSLIGSPANLLLIGALDLFNIPGRERITFFNWFEWAVPLVLLLLLLAWFVVRFALPKCNAELIHAYEEESLKVKQHRGLYVFGLFMLFWSGSSFLAEAVPEFRVYESLAAAAFTIAFCGYVFGSRLLRLRDLVEGIPRRGVLFLGLLGVLVVLVRLMRLDEQAASLFTSILDCLGQSGEGFGIYLATAFMVILLTEFLSNTVVSMAFFAVMVHVGAAYALNPLPLMILVSAASTCAFMTPVATPCNSLAVGEMRGMSLRTMLALGMVLNVFGALLLSFWIWKVVPLVYG
- a CDS encoding FapA family protein — its product is MPCLKHYFDPDFDYTDLKPVEKHDGSVDYYNMGYVQSVIVGQVLAQWEDPEEDGSCALGQRQFTEKELPRGPNTKVNPDNTDQLIATRNGYVFYNEDDLITVKELLNVRGDVNISTGNIFFVGDMVVHGAIKSGLDVKANNINVKGVIEQANVHAAGFLKCDGGIKGNSKGFVEAKGTLRTSFCENVTLVSSGNIIIDKNCMHTTVYCEGKFAVKGRFAGGKCYSDQVVFIGEQLGGGLSAASQVIVGYNPLLLLQIDKISNQISMLEEEISSLQKIMANGSTTTAEFTQKIEKSEMKIRFLKNKKRQLWGKIQQTERLESCRIMVQGIVKPGVEISIGQAYMQVDEPLENVFFYYDNNEIKVGSPALNK